Part of the Microcebus murinus isolate Inina chromosome 19, M.murinus_Inina_mat1.0, whole genome shotgun sequence genome, CAACCCGTCAATTTCCTAACCTGAAAAATTGAGATAATagcagtacctacctcacagagcGGTTATGCATATTTAATGCAGGACTATAGGCAAGAATAATTTGGTGAACATTTAGGCATTGTTCTAAAGTGCCTAGTAGCTCGCTGAACTGTCACAGTAACCTTAGGAGGGAGATTCTAgtttatccccactttacaggcTGTGCTGCTGTTGAGGGGACCTGTGAAGGGTGAGGAGGGAGTCCCAACTTTCAAGTTGGGTTCACAAGTTCCTTGATTTCTGCTGGAGGTGAGAACACTGCGCCCAGAGGCATGAAAGCACCCGACGACGCAGATCGATCACGGCCTGAGCCTCGGGGGCTCCGGACCCGATCTTTGGCCAATGGCTCCCTCCGGTGGCGGAAGCGAGTAGCGCAGCCGGAGGGCAGGATCGGGCGCAAGGGGAGGGTCTCCGCGGGGATAAGGGACGAGGCCGAGACCCAGCGGACGTTCCCGGGTTGGAGGATCCGGGCTGGAGGCTGGAGAACCCCGGAAGGCGCCAACCTCTGTGGCTTGGAGTTCCCAGCTACGCACCTGGCCAGGTGTcccggccccgcccacccccagGCCGCCCTCCGCCGTCCTCGCACGCCCCTTTCAGGAGTGGGGTCCAGTCCGCGCGGCGGCGCGGGTTGGCATCAGAGTGATGGGGGCTGTAGGACCCGTGGCCACACCCTGCCGGGGACGCACGCCTGTGCAGCGAGCCGGGTGGCATCGCGGGCGCACGTGGGGTCGGGGGCGCGGGGCTGGGGGAGcgccgaggggcggggcctcccgGGGCGCGCCCACGGGGCGGGGCCCGGCCGGGACCAATGGCGCGCGGGCGCTGGCGGGGCAGGCTCCGGGCCTGGCATCCCGGTAGCCTCCGCTGTCTTTTCCGGCCCCGGCGCGCCCTCCGCCCGAGGCGGACCCCTCCGGCTCGCGGGGATCGCCCCGGAGCGGCGGCGTCCTTCGGGTGGGTGAGTGGGCGCCCCGCGGCACCGGCCTGTGGGGTGCATCTGGTCGGGAAGGAGGAGATCTTGGCCCCCGCACCCTGCTGCGGGAGCAGTGGGCAGGAGCCGGCTCGCGGGAGGAGGACGCGGGGACCTTGTGTTGTGCGATGCGAGCTGGCCTGTGTTTCTGTTTTGGTGTCCGAGGGGTGTGTTTGGGCTGGTAGGGTTTGGGGGGGCGCCTCGTGTGGATGAGGAATCCGGGAGGCAAAGGAGGTGAGGAGGGGACTGGCGATGGCTTGAGGGAGAAGCTTGCCGGAGGGTGGGGCTTTGGAGGTTTTGGAAGTTTCTTGATGCCTGTAGGCAAGGTGACTGACTGCCTGGGGAGACGTGGGAGGGGAAGCGCAGGACTCAGGAAGAGGGGGCGAGGAAGGCTTTCTGCCGGTAACTTACTTCCCTTTTGGGGGGTTTGCTTCCTCTTGTACTGCTAGTTCAGGAGCAAGAGGCTGGAGAAGCCTGCGCTGCCAGAAGGTCTTTGCCTCTTTCCAGACCGCTGCCATCTGTAGTCTCAGGGACATGTGGGAAGGGGCGGACCTCAGGAGCTGGGAGGGCCCTGACACCCATGCAGAGGGGCTTTGAGTCCACCTTTGTGGGGCAGTGACTGGGACCATCTGCAGCCCCACAGACTTGAGTTTCTGGTAAGCAGCGTTTGTTCGAGTGTGTCCTTGCAGCTCTCCCTTTTGGGAAGGGTTCTGGGTGTTTGGGGGCTCTGTGGGGCTGCTTTCCATGCATCATAATCTCTCTTACAGGTTTCCTAACCCATCTGTGGCTTCCGCTGCCTGCGCTCAGCCATGGCCAGCGAGAGCTCGCCTCTGCTGGCCTACCGGCTCCTGGGGGAAGAGGGGGTTGCCTTCCCTGCCAATGGAGCTGGGGGTCCTGGAGGGGTGTCTGCGAGGAAGCTGTCCACCTtcctgggtgtggtggtgcccaCTGTCCTGTCCATGTTCAGTATAGTTGTCTTCCTGAGGATTGGTGAGTGGGTGGTCTAGGCACTTATTCAGGTGGGAAGTGGTGCGGAAGGAGTGGGACTGGGATGAGATTGGGGAGGGACCCGGATGAAGGGCTTTGGGGGGGGAGGGCTCCCTCTGGGCTCTTGCTCTTGTGTAGGTCTGCCTTGGAGCTCTACTGGCCAGTGGGGTGAGCATGGGGGGGGGTATAAGCCCCATGTGACCTGATTTGCCACTCCTGCCCTAGGATTCGTGGTGGGCCATGCTGGGCTGCTGCAGGCCTTGGCCATGCTGCTGGTTGCCTACTTCATCCTGGTGCTCACTGTCCTCTCTGTCTGTGCCATCGCCACCAATGGAGCCGTGCAGGGGGGTGGAGCCTACTGTATCCTCCAACATCAGTGGAATGGGGTCCGGGCTGTTCTGTCGGGGAGGGTGTGGATGGAGTGGTACTGGCTTCAGCCAGTACCCTCCATCTGCTCCGGGGCAGGGCAAGTTTTAATGAATGTCTGGTAGGTAAGCTGGTATGGTGAAGGGGACCAAGACTGCCCTACGTGTTACTGCCACTTTCTAGTCACCCAACAATTTTGTTGATTAGCTAGTGAtcattttaaaggtgaggaaactggAGCTCCTAGAGTACCAGTGACGTGGCTAGGGGCTGGCTGCACTGGTGGGTGCATTGCCTCAGGGAGTGCAGGGAGACAGGCCCGGAGGCCATGTGTGCAGTGCTCTGTGCTGTGGCCCCTTCCTTGTGtctctttcagttttctttccctTAACACTCACCCCTGCTTCTGCTTTTAGTTATGATCAGCCGGACCCTGGGGCCCGAGGTCGGGGGCAGCATTGGCCTCATGTTCTACCTGGCGAATGTCTGTGGCTGTGCCGTCTCCCTGCTGGGGCTCGTGGAGGCCGTGCTTGATGTCTTTGGGGCTGGTCTGTGCTCTCTCCACCCAGTCTGGGTAGCTCTGCAGGTCTGGGATTGTGGGATTGTGAAGGAGAAAGTCCCATGCAGCAGAGGGGCAAAGCAAGCCACTACCTGGGCTTTCTTGAGCTCCTGCCATGTGGCCAGCCTCCTACAGGAGATGGAGGCAGCCCCGAGGTTGGCCCTGCCCACAGGGAGCTTTTGTTTAGTTGGGGAGACCACCAGGGAGAGCTAAGATGCTGGGGTAGAGTTGAGGGAAAGGGGAGATGGCCTCTCTGACAGCAGGTGGGTAGAGGGGGGTCTCATCCTGCTTTGGGTCATGGTTGGGGCTGGGTACGTCCTTAGGCTTTCTAATTCTGTTCTTGCCTCTCCAGATGCCACAGGGCCCAGTGGGCTCCGGGTCCTGCCCCAGGGCTATGGCTGGAGCCTGCTCTACGGTTCCCTGTTGCTGGGCCTCGTAGGTGGGGTCTGCACGCTGGGAGCTGGCCTCTACGCCCGGGCCTCCTTCCTTACATTCCTGCTGGTTTCCGGCTCCCTGGCCTCAGTGCTGATCAGCTTTGTGGCTGTGGGGCCCAGGGAGATCCCCCTGCCTCCTCGGCCTGGCCCCAATGGCTCCTCCCTGACGCCGGGGTTTGGCCACTTCACTGGCTTCAACAGCAGCACCCTGAAGGACAACCTCGGTGGTGAGCTGGGCGCTGCGGTGTCATTGTTCTTGGGAAGAGGGGTGGGCATGAGTGAGGGCTGGGCCCTTAGAATCCCTGGATGAGAACAGGTGTCAGAGGGAAGCTGGGGGCAGGTGTCCAGACCTCAGAGCAGTGCAGTTTGATTTAAATCTGCCCAGCTCTCATTTGTCCAGTGAGGCACAAAAGAGCCCCCAAGCCAGTCCCTGCCTTAGAGGAAGTTGAGTTCTAGCTGGGgagaattcagaaaacaaatagcaCAGTAAGACTGAGTGTGAATCAAGTGGACAAGCATCGCCCTGGGGCCCAGAGTAGGGGGCCTGACTGTGGCTgcggaggggagggcaggagctgaCGGGCTGGAAGTGGCCTGAGACAGCGGGGGATGCAGGTAGCAGGAGGGCAGGCATCTCAGGAAAGAGCATGCAAGAAGGCCTGAAGGGAAGGACAGAAAGGGGAGATGAGTCTGGCCAACCCAGAGCCAGTGTGGAGCCAGGCTGGGGTCTGGTGACGTGGCGGAGGGAGgcatggggtggggtgagggaggagaaTGTGAGGAGAGGGTGGCAGCACCAAGAGGCCTGGAGCCCTAAGAGAGATGCTGACATCCTCTACTTTCTGGGGACAATCTCCCTCAGCTGGCTACGCTGAGGACTACACCACGGGGGCCATGATGACCTTTGCCAGCGTCTTTGCCGTCCTCTTTAATGGCTGCACAGGCATCATGGCCGGGGCCAACATGTCAGGTGAGCTTCCCCCCTTGCCACCTCTGGGGGTGTGGGGCTGCCACCCAGATGGACCTAGGGCACCGGCGGGAGGGctgacctctctctctctgctctcctccctccAGGGGAGCTGAAGGACCCCAGTCGGGCAATTCCCCTGGGGACGATTGTCGCTGTCGCCTACACCTTCTTCATCTACATcctgcttttcttcctctccagCTTCACCTGTGACAGGTACCTAGAGAGGATGGGGTGAGGTGTTGCAACAGGGTGTGCACCTGGGCCACCAATGGCAGCACAGACTGGGAGCAGATACCCACGTTGttggggtggagggggagagatGGAGTTCCTGCCACTGATGGGGAGGGCTGGCTGTGTGGGGACGGCACCTGGTGGCCAGTGGATGCCATGGACCTGGTGCTGTTGGAGGCACTTAgtttgggggtggaggtggggactgCCTTTCTAGtcaatttgcatttccacaaatatttggcCTCTCATGCATGTACTACTGGGAACGATCACTGGGTAATTAACTCGAAGGCAGCCCAAAGGTAACCAATGAATACCCAGTGTATCCCTTTAGCATATTTGCTGTGTTATTTCAATTCTTGAGATGGGGGCTGGCTCAGTTGCGAGTACCCAGCTCCTAACCACACAGTGTCTCGAGCACTTCTCTCACAAGGGCCCTGCAATGGATGGTTATCTGTGTccacccccttcccttcctcctagGACCCTGCTGCAGCAAGACTATGGGTTCTTCCGTGCCATCAGCCTGTGGCCACCATTGGTGTTGATTGGCATCTATGCCACGTCGCTCTCAGCATCCATGAGCTCACTCATAGGTGCCTCTCGAATCCTCCATGCCCTGGCCCGAGATGACCTCTTCGGTGTGTTCTCCTCTGCTTCCTTGCTGGCTTTAAACATGCCCTCCTGTGTCTGTCTCAGTCCCGCTTGGTCCAGGCTGATATATCCACCGTGATTCTGTTTTTATAGGAGTGATCTTGGCACCAGCCAAAGTTGTGTCCCAAGGGGGAAACCCCTGGGGGGCTGTACTGTATTCCTGGGGCCTAGTGCAGGTGAGTCTTAATCTTTAAAGGGCCCTTCTCCTCACCCCACCAGCTGGCAGGATAGGGATGGGGGTTTTAGACATGAGCTGGGAGATGTGTATGGAAAAGCAGATGTGTTGGCACTTTGTGGGGGTGCACTGCTACTTTGGATCAATGCCTACCTCCTGATCCCTGCCCAGCTGGTGCTCCTTGCTGGGAAGCTGAACACACTGGCTGCTGTGGTCACCGTCTTCTACTTGGTGGCCTATGCTGCAGTGGACCTGTCCTGCCTGAGCCTGGAGTGGGCCTCAGCCCCCAACTTCCGGTGAGCGACTAAGAGGCCTGTGTCCccagaaagaaggagggaggaatgggaaggACTTGCAGCcagggactggggctggggctggggctggggctggggctgggagcaaCCAGCCAGGTACTTGGGGCAGACCCTGAgttcccttccttctgccctcCACCTACCTAGCCCCACCTTCAGCCTGTTCTCCTGGCATACCTGCCTGCTGGGCGTGGCCTCCTGTCTGCTCATGATGTTTCTCATCAGCCCCGGGGCCGCCGGCGGCTCCCTGCTCCTCATGGGTCTGCTTTCTGCCCTGCTCACGGCTCGTGGGGGCCCCAGCAGCTGGGGCTATGTCAGCCAGGCCTTGCTTTTCCACCAGGTTGGGGGAGCTCCAAgggtggtggggagtggggaggcagTCTGGGAAAGCCCCCTGCCCAGGGTACCCCATCTTCCTTGGCTGGAGTTGGTGTTCCTGTCCGAGAGGTGTTGTCCATTggggcccctcctccccaccatctcctccctgtccccaggtgCGTAAGTACCTGCTCCGGCTGGATGTCCGGAAGGATCACGTGAAGTTCTGGCGGCCCCAGCTGCTGCTCCTGGTGGGGAACCCCCGGGGTGCCCTGCCTCTGCTGAGGTTGGCCAACCAGCTCAAGAAGGGGGGGCTGTACGTGCTGGGCCATGTCACGCTGGGAGACCTCGGTGCGTCACTCTCCTTCTGGCTCCCATctgtcctctcccctttcctcccagaGCCCAGTGACCCTCCaaccagccccagccctgccctggcccatTTGGGGTTTGGACTCTAGGACAGAGTGAGTGAGTTTGGCCAACTTTGGCTGCCTTCCTTTCTGTCCCTTCTCCGCAGACTCCCTGCCCTCAGACCCTGTGCAGCCGCAGTACGGGGCGTGGCTAAGCCTGGTGGACCGGGCCCAGGTGAAGGCCTTTGTAGACCTGACTCTCTCGCCCTCTGTTCGGCAGGGAGCTCAGCATCTGCTGCGAATCTCAGGCCTGGGTGAGCCACTCCCCTCCTCTGAAGAGTAAACCACAGACTGCAAATTGCAAAAGGCCCTCAATCTAGTGCAAATAAGACCGGAGTGGAGTGCAGATAAGACCGTGCTCAAAGATAACAGTGCTCAAAGATAACAGCCACAGACAAGGTCTAATAGGATAAGCTAAGGACTAGCAGTGGGGTGACACTGTTgcggtttttgttttcttcttgtttttttctgagcCAGAGGTTGGGGCATAGGCCCTGAAGAGCATATTTCTGGCGACAGTGGGAGCATTATTTGAGTCTCGGGCTGTCCCATCAAATCCGATGGTTTCTAACCACCAGAGTTCAGAGAAAGAGACCACTGTGCACTGATGTGGCCAGTAAAGGTTCTGTGGAGAAATGGCAATTCGGCATGGCTGTGAGGGGGCTGAGGAGTAGTGAGTGTGATGTGGCGCCCAAGACCATGAAGATGCCAGAGGGCGTGTGGAAGGCGTGGAGGGTTCCAGCTCTTAGCGCTGAGGCCTCCAGGCTCCTCCAAATCCATGTTCagcttccccctcctcccctaaTCCCAGGACAGCGACTGTCACCTAAGTGCATGCCATGCCTCCTTCTCCACTTAGAGCTGGCTAAAGGTCAACAGTGTTGAACATTGCTCTGTTCACTGTAAATCAGTAAATCAGATCCCTGGAAAATGCTTAGGAGGGGTTGTGACTAGTTTAATTTGCAAGATCAGCTGGAGTCACACCTGTGGAGATGTTTGGGGGTGTCATCAAGCATTATTAGCCTAGAGCATCTGAGAGCCTGATTTTCCCACCAGCCCCACTTCTTTGTGCAAACAGACCACTATGGTCATGAAACTTATCCTGTGGTAGATAATTCCAGTAAGAGGGAAAGCATTTATTTTAGGTGGTAAATTCTCCTGATACATAGAGATTGATTTACAGGTAGATTTTTCAGCACTCTGTCTGTTTACTGAGAAGGAGTCTTAGGGGAGGTCTCCAAGTCTCCCTGTAAACTCAGCCTGGTTAAAGGGCAGGATGATCTGATTCCACATTGGTTGCCCgaaaattaaaaatcaggagCCGTCAGCAGGGACTTGGGACACTGTGGTTGGCATATGCCCAGCTCAGGCCTCATGCTGGGCGAGGGCAGGCTGTAGTCACCTATTGCCCCAGTACTGGCCAGCCATGAGCCTTTGGGCCAGTGACTTCACCGCTTGGTGCCTCAGGTTCCTTATCTGGGAAAGGgggagaataaatattaatagtacctacctcatagcgTTGCTTCAAGGTTCAAAAAGTTCAAATACAAAGTGCTTTCTATAGAGGACATAGCCCCTGAGAAGCGTGCGGATGTGAGCTGGGGACCATGCCATTGACCACCATTACTAGGGCTTTGCAGTAGTGTCACCGAAACACACTGTGCAGCCTCCATCCATTTTCTCATCTTCCCCCAGCAGGGTCTGGGGTGCTGTTACCCTGGGGATTGACCATGAGCTTGACTGATCAGTGTGTCTGGTTTGCTCGAAGGAGTCAGACTCCTATCTTGAAAACGGTGTGCTGCTTAAAGCTGGGAGTGAATAGCAGCCTACCCTCCACGGCTGGGCAGTGCTTATTATTTATAAGAATCCTAAGGTGAACTCTGCCTATTTAAGTGCAGATTAGTCATGGCGATAATCAAATAAATGCATGTGAAAGTGGTTAGGAAAACTAAAAGTCATTATGCAAATGTGTATAATGTTGCCATAAGAGCCTGAGCACAGTGGGCATGTCATACCTTATGGCTGACACACATTGCTGTCAGTGTGTACGAGTGGGCGCATGTTAGCGTTCTGTAAACTCCATCTGTGAGCCTGATTTCCTGTCTGTTTCTTTCTACCACCCCCTCTCTGCTCCCAGGTGGCATGAAGCCCAACACGCTGGTTCTGGGTTTCTACGATGACACGCCACCACAGGACCATTTCCTGGCAGATCCAGCTTTCTCTGAGCCAGTGGACAGCACCAGGGAGGGCATGTCCCCAGCCTTGAGCACCCTGTTCCCTCCACCTCGGGCTCCTGGGAGTCCCCGGGCGCTCAGTCCTCAGGACTATGTGGCCACTGTGGCAGATGCCCTCAAGATGAACAAGAATGTGGTTCTGGCCCGAGCCTGCGGGGACTTGCCCCCTGAGCGGCTGAGCCGGGGGTCTGGGGGGACCTCTCAGTTGCATCACGTGGATGTGTGGCCTCTCAACCTGCTTCGGCCCCGGGGTGGGCCCGGCTACGTGGACGTCTGTGGCCTCTTCTTGCTGCAGATGGCGACCATCTTGGGCATGGTGCCTGCTTGGCACAGTGCCCGGCTCCGGATCTTCCTGTGCCTGGGGCCTCAGGAGGCCCCTGGGGCGGCCGAGGGGCGACTCCGGGCACTGCTGAGCCAACTGAGGATCCGGGCAGAGGTGCAGGAGGTGGTGTGGGGCgagggggccagggctggggccgcagaggaggaggaggaaggggactTTGTGAACAGTGGGTTGGGAGACACCGAGGCAGAGGCCCTGGCACGCAGCGCCAACGCCCTTGTTCGGGCCCAGCAGGGGCGCGGCACAGGAGGAGGGCCTGGTGGGCCTGAGGCTGGCAGGGATGACGTGGGGCCTGCCACGGCCCTCACCTTCCTATACTTGCCTCGGCCGCCTGCGGATCCTGCCCGCTACCCCCACTACCTGGCACTGCTGGAGACTCTGAGCCATGACCTGGGCCCCACGCTGCTCATCCACGGTGTGACCCCTGTCACCTGCACTGATATCTGAGGCCCCTTCCTCCAGGGGTAGGTAGAGGGCCCAGGTCCTTGGCCCATCCGGATTCGTGGAGGAGGAcgaggaagaggagcaggaaggaagcACCGCCTCCTGCTGGCTCTGCCCTTGGGACGGGAGCCCCGCggggtttttttttaagggaatCCTGGGCTCGGGCCTCTCCTTTGGTAGAGGGACCTGGTGCACTAATGTGGGGTGCTGTCCCCACCGAACAGGGGAAAGAGTCCGCAGCCTCCCGGGCTGGCTTCCCTTCACTGGTGCCTTGGCGCGAGGGGCTGGGTCTCCTCCGCGACTCTAGGCTACCTCAGTCTCCCATCCTCGCCAGACTCACCGGCCCACGCGGCGTGGCGAAGTTtgttctgtattatttttctaactcTGCTGACCATGAATAAAAGACCAAAAGACTATGGGCTGCCTAACTTTGCTGGCGGGTAGGTGAGAGGGAGGCGGGTGGGGACCTAGGCTCCGCGGTGAGGCTGCCACGTGCAGGGCGGGCGCGGCAGGGGAGCCGGGGGACTGGGAGGCGGCCTGGCTTGCGCCTGGGTCGCGAGCCCGCAGCCCCCGGCCCGTCCCCCTCGGAGCGTCCTCCCCTCTCGCAGGAGGGGGCCAAC contains:
- the SLC12A9 gene encoding solute carrier family 12 member 9 — translated: MASESSPLLAYRLLGEEGVAFPANGAGGPGGVSARKLSTFLGVVVPTVLSMFSIVVFLRIGFVVGHAGLLQALAMLLVAYFILVLTVLSVCAIATNGAVQGGGAYFMISRTLGPEVGGSIGLMFYLANVCGCAVSLLGLVEAVLDVFGADATGPSGLRVLPQGYGWSLLYGSLLLGLVGGVCTLGAGLYARASFLTFLLVSGSLASVLISFVAVGPREIPLPPRPGPNGSSLTPGFGHFTGFNSSTLKDNLGAGYAEDYTTGAMMTFASVFAVLFNGCTGIMAGANMSGELKDPSRAIPLGTIVAVAYTFFIYILLFFLSSFTCDRTLLQQDYGFFRAISLWPPLVLIGIYATSLSASMSSLIGASRILHALARDDLFGVILAPAKVVSQGGNPWGAVLYSWGLVQLVLLAGKLNTLAAVVTVFYLVAYAAVDLSCLSLEWASAPNFRPTFSLFSWHTCLLGVASCLLMMFLISPGAAGGSLLLMGLLSALLTARGGPSSWGYVSQALLFHQVRKYLLRLDVRKDHVKFWRPQLLLLVGNPRGALPLLRLANQLKKGGLYVLGHVTLGDLDSLPSDPVQPQYGAWLSLVDRAQVKAFVDLTLSPSVRQGAQHLLRISGLGGMKPNTLVLGFYDDTPPQDHFLADPAFSEPVDSTREGMSPALSTLFPPPRAPGSPRALSPQDYVATVADALKMNKNVVLARACGDLPPERLSRGSGGTSQLHHVDVWPLNLLRPRGGPGYVDVCGLFLLQMATILGMVPAWHSARLRIFLCLGPQEAPGAAEGRLRALLSQLRIRAEVQEVVWGEGARAGAAEEEEEGDFVNSGLGDTEAEALARSANALVRAQQGRGTGGGPGGPEAGRDDVGPATALTFLYLPRPPADPARYPHYLALLETLSHDLGPTLLIHGVTPVTCTDI